DNA sequence from the Colletotrichum destructivum chromosome 9, complete sequence genome:
GGTGCTTGAAACAGCTATTTCCCCTGCTAGCTGTAAAGAGAATTACTTAGATAGAACAAGATAAAAGATTATGAGCATCATCAGAATTTTCAAAAGAATTTTTGCAAGAGAAAATCAGTGTAGGAATTACAAAGCATAAATAGTAGGCCATACAGAACTATTGCACAGCTTAGGTTGAGGCAGTTTAGTGCCGATCAATGTCAAGGTTTTCATACGAGTTACTGTTAGTCAGAAAACCACACAACCTTATAATCATTTCATGTAAGATCCATTACATACAACTTTACAAGGAGTCGCCCAGCGCCATCAAGGTTCCCTTCTAAGACAAGGGTGTATCCCTTATCTGATGAACTTTAATCAATCACACTGCGCATCTAATCTAATCAATCACCTCAGACATCTGGTCAATCATACTCTGCTGCGTCCATATTACAAACTCTTTTCTCTGGTCTCCCAAAGTACGAAGCTTAAACTAACAGTCATGCTGAAAAACGACTGCCAAGTCTTACAACTCCACATTATGATAGCCGCACTTGACAAAACAGGGAAAACGGCTTAGGAAGGTTTCTGCCTGTCCTTCAAGGTGCCTGGCTGTATATCTGGTATAACTCCATTTTAACCTACGGATACACTCGGAGTCCAGAAACACAACCTTCTCAAAGTCTTAGGGATCTTACCTGAGACCTCTACGCAGCCAACTCCCTAGAACAAATCCTCAAGCAATCCCGAAGCAACTGTCAAGTTCCACAAGTAAGGTCAGGCTGATTAATTTGCATGTCCCAGGGCCTTAGTATGTCCACACCTTCAATCTTGCTATTTGTTCTTTACGCTGTGACTGCTCTGCCTCAATCCTCTCCCACTCTAAACTTTCACTCTACATTACTAGCacctcccttctcctcttaAAGCTCGGAACATCCCCTACAAAACAGTCAACGCGGGTTAATACTCGCTTATACAACTAGGTCTAGATATCTCTAGGTTGCATCCGTATGTTGAAATCTTGTCATGAAATACTACAGTCCAGTAGCTTTGGATGTAGAGCCTCCCTAAAGTTTCTTTTTTCTAGAAATACGACATACAAATTACGAATCCAGTACTGTGTAAGATTAAGGATGCAACAGTCTGACACCTTGAACCATGGCAGTTGTGTTTCTGTACTCAGCTTGCAAGCAGGTGAGCGGCACTGATAAACAAGGAATTTAAGCTGAGATGCGAGAGAAACAGCGGGCAGTGCGCATCCTTAGTAGAAGGAAAATAGCTCATGTTAGTAGATCACATGCATGTTGGTAGGTCCCATGACGAGGCCCTTGAGTGCAAGTCTCAAAAATGGGGCTGATATACTGTCTGCTTGCCTTAGCACAAGACTATTTCACACTACCACACACCCTTCATCCACTACCCAAGACCGTCTTCCCTCGACATCCAGCTCTTTCTACTCTCTCATTCATTGCTGCGTTACGATTCTTTGACACCAGAAAAAGATATGGCTGTTGAAACGTATTCCGCCGCTCGCCAGGCGCAGCACGCCTGTTCCGACGCAAACCACACGGCTGCCGCGATTGAGAAGCCCTTGACGGGCGACTGGTCCGGCGTGCAGCGAGTCTCAAGCAAGCTACCGTACCATGATGATCTCAGCGAACGTACTGTTCTCGGAATCGTTGAGCTCTTCAAGCGTATGAAGGGCCTTGGGAGCCTGTACCCCGACCCCGTCAACGGGGCCATCTTTAACCAGCTTTTCGACCTTGTCACAACCTCTAAGACTACCAAGGCGCAGGAAGAAAAGGTGAGCCTACAATATcagccctcctcctctgtcTGCATTCCCCCTTTTGCTAACTAATTTTCTTCTTGGGTAGATTATGACTGACGCACGTGTGACTACAATTCTCCCAGAGCTTCGTCAAATTTGGGGCGATGGCGAGTACCTCCTTGAGCTTGAGTTTGCTCGCAAAGTCATCAGTGGAGGCTCAAGGGCAGAGTGCCAGCAGATGTTCAAGTCGTTTCCCTACCTGGACCAATACTACCAGTTGGCGCGCATGTGAGTCAAACACAAACACGCTGGCTTCCAccacccccctttctctctctcccccctttcaGCCGACTAATTGGCGGTTATTACACAGGGAGGCCAATACACTCGACACAGCTATTGGCGAGACTCAGCTCTCATACCCCCGCAAGATTGCATTCCTCGGCTCGGGCCCTACGCCCTTTACTGCGCTCTGCATGAGGCCGAGGCTGGGCGATAACGTAGAGATTCTCAACATCGACCGCAGCGAAGAGGCTATTCAGCATGGAGCCCTTGTAGCCCGTTGCCTTGGCGATAATATGCGCTTTGTTAAGGCTGACGTAGCCTCAGTGCCCAATGACCTCCAGGACTGCGACGTAGTGCACTTTGCAGCCCTTATTGGTGGGGATGAGGAGCAGAAACTtgacctgctgctttgcgTTGCGAGGGCTATGAAGAAGGGCGCCCTTATTATGCTACGGAGCACCGACAGCCTTAGGCAGTGCCTTTACCCTAAAATCGACACGGACAACTCAGACGTGCTGGACGTCTTGACCCCTGTTGTTGCAACACGGTATTTTGGGAAGTCGACCAGTTTGACAAGCATCGTTCTTGTCGTCGACTAAGAAAGTTGCTCTATGCTGTCTCGTCCGAAGCAAATAGATTCATGATGATAAAATGCGCTTGATACCCGCCCAGTGCCATGTCAAGTCCAATTTCCAGGCTTTGCTTGTGTTGATGTTCAGATCGCCTGTCGCATTACCAACTCGGTCTGTAATGGACCTTGTTTCCTCTTCGCGAACACGCACTGGTCTGTTGACTGACAAGGTGTAGTTCTGCACGCGCTCTGGTATGTTGAGGCAAAGAATTGAGACAGGGCCATTGCGGGCAGTCTGGATTTCGACAATCACAGTGAGTTTGCAATTTGATGATTTCAGTGGCCTTGGAAGATGCCAGTCGACTGCCGTCTCAGCGCGGTTCGTGTACTGTTGGAATATCAGGGTGTTACGGCAGACAGTAACTGCTGGTTATCTCCgcccaaaaaaaaaaagggtgaCTTTTTTGCTGATGACTCAGCCCATAAGTAAGGACCCATATTAACGGGGAAAGAGGAGACAGCTGCCTAACTGGGCCAATCAGATCACACAAATCTACCTCCGTCAGAGTGGATCCGTTTCCTATCATGGCCTCCGTcgattgctgcccttcacGTTAGATCCTCTCTTCTGCAAACCACCAGAATCGACGAATAACCTTATACTATTGAGCCGTTCGTTCACTCGAGTGATCCTGTGATACCAACATGTACTCTTCCTCCGCATACACCACTCGGATCTCGCGCTGCAACTGATCGATTTTGGTCCCTTGAGGGCCACAACTTCCCGCCCGTAGAGAaactcggccgtcttgatgGAGTCGCCGAACTCAAGTCCTAGGTGTGAGTATCATCTTTTGCTCGATCCGCGGGTTCTGGGCGTGCCGTTCATTCGCGATGGTCACCACCTCCTTGCTCGACACTTTGAGGGCGCTAGGTCGCTGCTTCTTCATGGGCAGCTGCGGATTATTGAAGTCGCAAGTAGTGTCAGTAATTGACCTCTCCCACTCAAGTGGCTGTCAAGCCGGCTCAGTCGCCCAAGGAACTCCGAT
Encoded proteins:
- a CDS encoding Putative nicotianamine synthase, S-adenosyl-L-methionine-dependent methyltransferase superfamily, which codes for MAVETYSAARQAQHACSDANHTAAAIEKPLTGDWSGVQRVSSKLPYHDDLSERTVLGIVELFKRMKGLGSLYPDPVNGAIFNQLFDLVTTSKTTKAQEEKIMTDARVTTILPELRQIWGDGEYLLELEFARKVISGGSRAECQQMFKSFPYLDQYYQLARMEANTLDTAIGETQLSYPRKIAFLGSGPTPFTALCMRPRLGDNVEILNIDRSEEAIQHGALVARCLGDNMRFVKADVASVPNDLQDCDVVHFAALIGGDEEQKLDLLLCVARAMKKGALIMLRSTDSLRQCLYPKIDTDNSDVLDVLTPVVATRYFGKSTSLTSIVLVVD